Proteins from a genomic interval of Ferrovibrio terrae:
- a CDS encoding alpha/beta fold hydrolase, producing the protein MGLSLQRRGLLAAAFALVAIGSIAAPALAQSKPPASVTFPRGFKTQEVAANGTTIHVRVGGKGPAVVLLHGYGETGDMWAPLAAELARDHTVVVPDLRGLGLSAKPKNGFDKKTQAHDVAGVLDRLKITDADLVTHDIGNMVGYAFAAQYPARVKKFVLIDAPVPGIGPWDDILKHPLLWHFRFGGPDMERLVKGRERIYLDRFWNEFSANPKRFTEGSRQHYARLYARPGAMHSGFAQFAAFDQDAIDNKAMLAANGKLKMPVLALGGEKSFGLTMAVVMRAAADNVTEGVVPDSGHWIMEENPKATVALVRGFLG; encoded by the coding sequence ATGGGTCTCTCCCTGCAGCGCCGTGGCCTCCTGGCCGCTGCCTTCGCCCTCGTGGCCATCGGCAGCATCGCCGCACCGGCCCTGGCCCAGAGTAAGCCGCCCGCCTCGGTCACCTTCCCGCGCGGTTTCAAGACGCAGGAGGTCGCCGCCAACGGCACCACCATCCATGTGCGTGTCGGCGGCAAGGGTCCCGCCGTCGTGCTGCTGCACGGCTATGGCGAGACCGGCGATATGTGGGCGCCGCTGGCCGCCGAACTGGCGCGCGACCATACCGTGGTGGTGCCCGACTTGCGCGGGCTGGGGCTTTCGGCGAAGCCGAAGAACGGCTTCGACAAGAAAACGCAGGCGCATGACGTGGCCGGTGTGCTGGACAGGCTGAAGATCACCGATGCCGACCTGGTCACCCACGATATCGGCAACATGGTGGGCTATGCCTTTGCCGCGCAGTATCCGGCCCGTGTGAAGAAATTCGTGTTGATCGATGCGCCAGTGCCGGGCATCGGCCCGTGGGACGACATCCTGAAGCATCCGCTGCTGTGGCATTTCCGCTTCGGCGGCCCGGATATGGAGCGTCTGGTGAAGGGCCGCGAGCGCATTTACCTCGATCGATTCTGGAATGAGTTCTCGGCCAATCCGAAACGCTTCACCGAAGGTTCGCGCCAGCATTACGCCAGGCTTTATGCCCGGCCCGGCGCCATGCATTCAGGCTTCGCGCAGTTTGCCGCCTTCGACCAGGACGCCATTGACAACAAGGCGATGCTGGCCGCAAACGGCAAGCTGAAGATGCCGGTGCTGGCCCTAGGCGGCGAGAAGAGCTTTGGCCTGACCATGGCTGTGGTGATGCGCGCCGCGGCCGACAACGTCACCGAAGGCGTGGTGCCCGACAGCGGCCACTGGATCATGGAAGAAAATCCGAAGGCGACCGTGGCGCTGGTGCGCGGTTTCCTCGGCTAG
- the phhA gene encoding phenylalanine 4-monooxygenase, with protein sequence MALAERHDDLVIRADYTHDQPLERYTAEDHAVWRDLFRRQAALLPGRACDAFLDGLKGLGVAADGVPDFERLSDVLEKATGWRIVCVPGLVPDAIFFGHLATRRFPVTWWIRKRSQLDYLQEPDCFHDIYGHVPLLMNPVFADYMQAYGKGGLKAAGLNALHHLARLYWYTVEFGLIEQKNGDLRIYGSGILSSKTESVFCLDSNAPNRIRFDLIRVMRTRYRIDTFQKSYFVIRSFDELFDATRPDFTPLYAQLRDQPDFGAADIALQDSVITRGTLDAKQGGWEAATADA encoded by the coding sequence ATGGCCCTCGCAGAACGACACGATGATCTGGTTATCCGCGCCGACTACACACATGACCAGCCGTTGGAGCGCTACACGGCCGAGGACCATGCCGTGTGGCGCGACCTGTTCCGCCGCCAGGCCGCTTTGCTGCCCGGCCGTGCCTGCGACGCCTTTTTGGATGGCCTGAAAGGGCTCGGCGTCGCGGCGGATGGCGTGCCGGATTTCGAGCGACTGTCGGATGTGCTGGAGAAGGCGACCGGCTGGCGCATCGTCTGCGTCCCGGGCCTGGTGCCCGACGCCATCTTTTTCGGCCATCTGGCGACGCGCCGTTTTCCGGTCACCTGGTGGATCCGCAAGCGCAGCCAGCTCGACTACCTGCAGGAACCCGACTGCTTCCACGATATCTACGGCCATGTGCCGCTGCTGATGAATCCGGTCTTCGCCGACTACATGCAGGCCTACGGAAAAGGCGGGCTGAAGGCGGCAGGCCTGAACGCGCTGCATCATCTGGCGCGGCTCTACTGGTACACGGTGGAATTCGGCCTGATCGAGCAGAAGAACGGCGATCTGCGCATCTACGGCAGCGGAATTCTGTCATCGAAAACCGAAAGCGTCTTCTGCCTCGACAGCAATGCGCCGAACCGCATCCGCTTCGACCTGATTCGCGTGATGCGCACGCGCTACCGCATCGACACTTTCCAGAAGAGCTACTTCGTGATCCGCAGCTTCGACGAGCTGTTCGATGCGACGCGGCCGGATTTCACGCCGCTCTATGCGCAGCTGCGCGACCAGCCGGATTTCGGCGCCGCCGATATCGCGCTGCAGGACAGCGTGATCACGCGCGGCACGCTCGATGCGAAGCAGGGCGGCTGGGAAGCGGCCACCGCGGACGCCTGA